A single Accipiter gentilis unplaced genomic scaffold, bAccGen1.1, whole genome shotgun sequence DNA region contains:
- the LOC126037145 gene encoding undifferentiated embryonic cell transcription factor 1-like, translating to MRPGGASARLVGERAQREARGKPRETGNAPESDLVGLRGPRGLHRAREPRCCPAAESAKNYSSRHAPGGSLPCCLTPRGRRFRSPPPPHAGAAAVPAEPPAPLRVAPARRGPAAAPCVQHGPRRPPRGFPRDPPADCAAPPRGPVHPRARPQGRFLPERG from the exons atgcgcccaggaggcgcgtccgcacggctggtcggggagcgggcgcagcgggaagcccgcggaaaaccacgcgaaaccggcaacgctcccgagtctgacctggtcggactccgggggccgcgaggactacaccgcgcccgagagccgcgctgctgcccggccgccgagtccgcgaaaaactacagctcccggcatgccccgggaggcagcctgccctgctgcctgaccccgaggggacgccgcttccgttcccccccacctccccacgccggcgcagcggcagttcccgccgagcccccagcgccgctccgggtagctccggcacggcgcggccccgctgccgctccgtgcgtgcaacacggaccccgccgtcctcctcggggctttccccgggacccgccggccgactgcgcagccccgccacggggcccg gtccacccgcgagcgaggccacaagggagatttcttccagagagaggatag